The Populus nigra chromosome 4, ddPopNigr1.1, whole genome shotgun sequence genome contains the following window.
GCGAAGACCAAACTACTTCCTGTACAACTACTTCTGCCACGACAACACCCGTGTCTAACGGAAGTGGCAGGGTTCATGAGTGCTCCATCTGCCACAGAACTTTTACCACCGGACAAGCCCTGGGTGGTCACAAGAGGTGTCACTACGAAGGCATCATAGGAGGCGCCGAAAAGAGTGGTGTGACTTCAACTTCTGAAGGAGCTGGGTCTACTAACACTCGCACTCATAGCCACAATCACAGTCACCATGACTTTGACCTTAATGTTCCAGCCTTGCCAGAGTTCTCTTCAGATTTCTTTGTATCCGGTGATGATGAAGTTATGAGCCCTCTACCGGCAGCAAAAAAGATTCGTATTTTGATGGCACCCAGAATTGAAGTTTCTCAAGCTCAGTAGAAAAATTGAACTTCTGTTAGGTTGTACTGCTAGGAATTTCCATTTAGGGATTTAATTATTTCAGttgttttgattgattaatttgttgttttttgtgtgTAGCAGTTGAATATTTCAGTTGCTTCCATGGAATGAATtcatttaattagaattttcttAGCTAAATTTGTTGGAtcagttaaattaaatttatttttcaagtttccaTGTATTGGGTTATTACTCTTATATCTATTCGATCTCCAAACGCACGATCGAATCCTTTTAAGTTTTTACCTTTTGGGCATCGTGCTTGGACCTTTGGTTTGTGCGTATGACCTAACCTCCTCATGATGAGCTGCACAACCCCGCTTGAGCGGCGGGGCAAGTGGTGGTGGTAAGTTTGTTGGGAATCCAGTTTGAGGCCACCTAGCGCAGCATGAGTCACGAAGCAGCGAAAAAAGTAAGACAAAAAGCAGAGAGTGACGGTTGGAACACATTGGCATTCTAGTTACAAATGCAATCCATGAGCTTCACGCGCATgttgtaattattatattatatatattgttttgatctcTGTGCATTTGGCATGTTTTCATAGTGCAAGTGATTAGGATGCCAAGTGGCATCTACTTCAGCAATTGTCCTTCGAAGGAGAGTTGccattttataaaagtaatataatgTTCACTGCCGGTCACCTTATCTTGTCCAAGTTTTCATCGTCGTCCAC
Protein-coding sequences here:
- the LOC133691412 gene encoding zinc finger protein ZAT10, producing the protein MALEALNSPTTATPSFQFEESSTHYMVEPWAKRKRSKRPRLDHQPTEEEYLALCLVMLARGSTNLPIPALDGHRQKSLAPPTVSTSSEQKISYKCSVCNKEFPSYQALGGHKASHRKLAGGGEDQTTSCTTTSATTTPVSNGSGRVHECSICHRTFTTGQALGGHKRCHYEGIIGGAEKSGVTSTSEGAGSTNTRTHSHNHSHHDFDLNVPALPEFSSDFFVSGDDEVMSPLPAAKKIRILMAPRIEVSQAQ